One window from the genome of Mauremys mutica isolate MM-2020 ecotype Southern chromosome 4, ASM2049712v1, whole genome shotgun sequence encodes:
- the PPM1A gene encoding protein phosphatase 1A, translated as MGAFLDKPKMEKHNAQGQGNGLRYGLSSMQGWRVEMEDAHTAVIGLPNGLDGWSFFAVYDGHAGSQVAKYCCEHLLDHITSNQDFKGSDGPPSVESVKSGIRTGFLQIDEHMRVISEKKHGADRSGSTAVGVMISPQHTYFINCGDSRGLLCRNRKVHFFTQDHKPSNPLEKERIQNAGGSVMIQRVNGSLAVSRALGDFDYKCVHGKGPTEQLVSPEPEVYEIERSEEDDQFIILACDGIWDVMGNEELCDFVRSRLEVTDDLEKVCNEIVDTCLYKGSRDNMSVILICFPNAPKVLPEAVKREAELDKYLESRVEEIIKKQGEGVPDLVHVMRTLATESIPNLPPGGELASKRSVIEAVYNRLNPYRNDDADSASTDDMW; from the exons ATGGGAGCATTTTTAGACAAGCCAAAGATGGAGAAGCATAATGCCCAAGGGCAGGGTAATGGGCTACGTTATGGGCTAAGTAGTATGCAAGGTTGGCGAGTTGAGATGGAGGATGCACATACAGCTGTTATTGGTTTGCCAAATGGACTTGATGGATGGTCATTTTTTGCGGTATATGATGGGCATGCTGGATCCCAGGTTGCCAAATACTGCTGTGAGCATTTATTAGATCACATCACAAGCAACCAGGATTTTAAAGGGTCCGATGGACCACCCTCTGTGGAAAGTGTAAAGAGTGGAATCAGAACAGGTTTTCTGCAAATTGATGAACATATGAGAGTAATCTCTGAGAAGAAACATGGCGCAGATAGAAGTGGGTCAACAGCGGTGGGTGTCATGATTTCTCCTCAACACACTTACTTCATCAACTGTGGAGACTCAAGAGGTTTACTTTGTAGAAACAGGAAGGTTCACTTCTTCACACAAGATCACAAACCAAGTAATCCACTGGAGAAAGAGCGTATACAGAATGCAGGTGGTTCTGTAATGATTCAACGTGTGAATGGCTCTCTTGCTGTGTCTAGAGCTCTTGGGGACTTTGATTACAAATGTGTCCATGGGAAAGGCCCTACAGAGCAGCTTGTCTCACCTGAGCCTGAAGTTTATGAAATTGAGAGATCAGAAGAAGATGATCAGTTTATCATACTGGCTTGTGATGGTATCTGGGATGTTATGGGAAATGAAGAGCTCTGTGACTTTGTAAGATCAAGACTTGAAGTCACTGATGACCTTGAGAAAGTTTGCAATGAGATAGTCGACACCTGCTTGTACAAG GGAAGTCGAGACAACATGAGTGTGATTTTGATCTGTTTTCCAAATGCACCAAAGGTATTGCCAGAGGCGGTGAAGAGAGAGGCAGAGTTGGACAAGTACCTGGAAAGCAGAGTAGAAG AGATCATAAAGAAGCAGGGTGAAGGAGTACCAGACTTAGTCCACGTGATGCGTACGTTAGCAACTGAGAGCATCCCAAACCTCCCGCCAGGGGGTGAATTGGCAAGCAA